One genomic segment of Labeo rohita strain BAU-BD-2019 chromosome 14, IGBB_LRoh.1.0, whole genome shotgun sequence includes these proteins:
- the purab gene encoding transcriptional activator protein Pur-alpha yields MADRDSGSEHGGFATGPGPMHPGAASRLQHDTEELASKRVDIQNKRFYLDVKQNAKGRFLKIAEVGAGGNKSRLTLSMSVAVEFRDYLGDFIEHYAQLGPSNPDMVQDEPRRALKSEFLVRENRKYYMDLKENQRGRFLRIRQTVNRGPGLGTSQGQTIALPAQGLIEFRDALAKLIDDFGVDEDPAELPEGTSLTVDNKRFFFDVGSNKYGVFMRVSEVKPTYRNSITVPCKVWSKFGATFCKYADEMKKIQERSRERRAREMLPEALHGDDGDED; encoded by the coding sequence ATGGCGGACAGAGACAGTGGAAGTGAGCACGGTGGATTCGCCACAGGCCCCGGCCCGATGCACCCGGGCGCCGCATCGCGGCTCCAGCACGACACGGAGGAGCTCGCCTCGAAGCGGGTGGACATTCAGAACAAACGCTTCTATCTGGACGTGAAGCAGAACGCCAAAGGCCGCTTTCTGAAGATAGCAGAGGTCGGGGCCGGGGGAAACAAGAGCCGCCTGACTCTCTCCATGTCCGTCGCCGTGGAGTTCCGCGACTACCTAGGAGACTTCATCGAGCACTACGCCCAGCTGGGCCCCAGCAACCCTGACATGGTGCAGGACGAGCCCAGGAGGGCGCTTAAGAGCGAGTTCCTAGTGCGGGAGAATCGGAAGTACTACATGGATCTGAAGGAGAACCAGAGGGGGCGGTTTCTCCGGATCCGGCAGACCGTCAATCGCGGGCCCGGCCTGGGAACCTCGCAAGGCCAGACCATCGCGCTTCCTGCACAGGGGCTCATCGAGTTCCGCGACGCGCTCGCCAAACTCATCGACGACTTCGGCGTGGACGAGGACCCCGCGGAGCTGCCGGAGGGCACGTCGTTGACGGTGGACAACAAGCGCTTCTTCTTCGACGTGGGCTCCAACAAGTACGGCGTCTTCATGCGGGTCAGCGAGGTGAAGCCCACCTACCGCAACTCCATCACGGTACCCTGCAAAGTGTGGTCCAAATTCGGCGCGACCTTCTGCAAGTACGCGGACGAGATGAAGAAGATCCAGGAGCGGAGCCGGGAGCGGAGGGCCCGCGAGATGCTACCTGAGGCCCTGCACGGGGACGACGGGGACGAGGACTAA